One Epinephelus fuscoguttatus linkage group LG10, E.fuscoguttatus.final_Chr_v1 genomic window carries:
- the LOC125895386 gene encoding mitotic interactor and substrate of PLK1 isoform X2: MESIPRRWVLKPLSPLLQLSDLRTIAGPAQTDASALDDPVFTSDSISVARSHSSVVVSSQHGNGSGDVVVQARQVAVSQDRGSTSDEWIPSSPSSPSSSSGSHCGFYSFVEDPMSQEAELNEAWMVSPQRQTQLSTLKEEKGFRLQTYAGSRKPESLFADGNGDAQYRVDQSDGVEVVREEEEQQLRKEIIRSQAPKKNLTFKDQLSALENLDLSRSPNKLMEGFSVSFSPVASRPRPPSPAAPGTIDDAQINFSTARQQFLKMEQDRLTAVPSPLRSSITHLNTSLQTDPDASLSKQVESSYHGVETYSGVETSEAPTAFKPTEDEAFPERKVTVCQTEKPLSRQSSVFDDLDSGLEELSMEVGGGYTSDEGVFNDNTQQQDKSSVSKSDYETPIEREIRLNQEREENLRRSRGLKLSDSRAEMVEIKTKRLQTPLPLTLIKSKEKNRVSFIIQREIQKENERREEPDQQGGHSPDPPQDPEDIKMESVQQDEDERTEARVQSGDTDIFLSPCCPHRHSEETERYISQMSSAPPSFSVRDSDVQYTRGLRQDLTTSSSLRASSSSSSSSPTPRRDMTWTTPRSWRENLESTGLQSRGTGAPDFIEKEIEEALRREQELKELRESREETDGRLLSPAPLVEQANKMAISQFYPPVNADKPVSVSSPSPRPFVRLSSFSFITAQPWSYSPPPSSSPVAHCTVPPPVRGLTDTLLQDFEERRVKLKLEESAYAGIQPVDDVNNEVVESTRVTRHKNQRALRWEAGVFANREDKEDKEDQEDQQELALQQERKRKMVSPHEQDFGLVPLDEGKMV, from the exons ATGGAGAGCATCCCGAGGAGGTGGGTGCTGAAGCCTCTGTCCCCCCTGCTGCAACTCTCAGATCTGCGCACCATCGCTGGCCCTGCTCAGACCGACGCCTCTGCCCTGGACGATCCAGTCTTCACCTCCGACAGCATCTCCGTCGCCCGCAGTCATTCATCAGTGGTCGTCTCCTCGCAGCACGGCAACGGGTCCGGGGACGTGGTGGTTCAGGCCCGGCAGGTCGCGGTGTCGCAGGACAGAGGGAGCACCAGCGACGAGTGGATTCCCAGCAGCCCCAGCAGTCCCAGCAGCAGCTCGGGCTCTCACTGCGGTTTCTACTCCTTCGTGGAAGATCCGATGAGTCAGGAGGCGGAGCTGAACGAAGCCTGGATGGTGTCGCCGCAGCGTCAGACGCAGCTGTCAACCCTGAAGGAGGAGAAAGGATTCAGACTGCAGACGTACGCCGGCAGCAGGAAGCCAGAGAGTCTGTTTGCAGACGGAAATGGAGATGCGCAGTACAGAGTGGATCAGAGCGATGGCGTTGAGGTGGTccgggaggaagaggagcagcagctgaggaAGGAGATCATTCGCAGCCAAGCACCAAAGAAGAACCTGACATTCAAAGATCAGCTGAGTGCTCTGGAGAATCTGGATCTGAGCCGGTCCCCCAACAAGCTGATGGAAGGTTTCAGTGTGAGCTTCAGTCCTGTCGCCTCCAGACCGCGACCTCCGAGCCCGGCTGCGCCTGGGACCATCGACGACGCACAGATCAACTTCAGCACCGCCCGACAGCAGTTCCTGAAGATGGAGCAGGACAGGCTGACTGCAGTCCCCAGTCCTCTGAGATCCTCcataacacacctgaacacgTCTCTGCAGACAGATCCTGATGCGTCCTTATCGAAGCAGGTGGAGTCATCATACCACGGCGTGGAGACATACAGCGGGGTGGAGACAAGTGAAGCTCCAACAGCGTTCAAACCAACAGAAGACGAGGCGTTCCCTGAGAGGAAGGTGACGGTGTGTCAGACTGAGAAGCCTCTCAGCCGGCAGAGCAGCGTGTTCGATGACCTGGACTCCGGCCTGGAGGAGCTGTCTATGGAGGTGGGCGGCGGCTACACCAGCGACGAAGGTGTGTTCAATGACAACACTCAGCAACAGGACAAAAGCAGTGTGTCCAAGAGTGACTATGAGACGCCGATTGAGAGGGAGATCCGCTTAAATCAGGAACGTGAGGAGAACCTGCGACGCTCTCGAGGGCTGAAGCTCAGcgacagcagagcagagatgGTTGAGATCAAAACCAAACGCTTACAGACGCCGCTGCCGCTGACACTCATCAAATCCAAAGAGAAGAACAGAGTGAGCTTCATTATCCAGCGCGAGATCCAGAAGGAGaatgagaggagggaggagccTGATCAGCAGGGAGGACACAGTCCAGATCCTCCGCAGGACCCGGAGGACATAAAGATGGAGTCTGTCCAGCAGGACGAGGACGAGAGGACAGAGGCCAGAGTTCAGTCTGGAGACACAGACATCTTCCTGTCTCCCTGCTGTCCTCATCGACACTCCGAAGAGACCGAGCGCTACATCAGCCAGATGAGTTCAGCTCCACCTTCCTTTTCTGTGAGGGACTCAGATGTCCAGTACACAAGAGGCCTCCGCCAAGATCTAACAACTTCTTCATCCCTCcgcgcctcctcctcctcctcttcctcttccccaACGCCTCGACGTGATATGACCTGGACCACGCCGCGGTCCTGGAGGGAGAACCTGGAGTCCACGGGCCTGCAGTCCAGAGGGACAGGCGCTCCAGATTTCATCGAGAAGGAGATCGAGGAGGCGTTGAGACGGGAGCAGGAGCTGAAGGAGCTGAGGGAGTCCAGAGAGGAGACGGATGGACGGCTCCTTTCTCCGGCTCCTCTGGTGGAGCAGGCGAACAAGATGGCCATCAGTCAGTTCTACCCACCTGTAAACGCAG acaaacctgtcagtgtgtcctccccctctcctcgTCCCTTTGTCCGTctgtcctccttctccttcatcACGGCTCAGCCCTGGTCCTactcacctcctccctcctcctcccccgtGGCGCACTGCACGGTGCCTCCTCCTGTCAGAGGACTGACGGACACACTGCTGCAGGACTTTGAGGAGAGACGAGTCAAACTGAAGCTGGAGGAGAGCGCA TACGCAGGAATTCAGCCGGTTGATGACGTGAATAACGAG GTCGTTGAGTCGACTCGAGTTACTCGACATAAAAACCAACGCGCTCTACGCTGGGAGGCCGGAGTGTTCGCCAACCGGGAGGACAAGGAGGACAaggaggaccaggaggaccaGCAGGAGCTGGCTCTgcagcaggagaggaagaggaagatggtGTCTCCTCACGAACAGGACTTTGGTCTGGTTCCTCTAGATGAGGGTAAAATGGTTTAA
- the LOC125895386 gene encoding mitotic interactor and substrate of PLK1 isoform X1 — protein sequence MFRYTPPWQVLCHSLDHDAKRLSAGDRQDVVTPQSFQTSCSVQRLPPSEPPPPTAATAPPAAMESIPRRWVLKPLSPLLQLSDLRTIAGPAQTDASALDDPVFTSDSISVARSHSSVVVSSQHGNGSGDVVVQARQVAVSQDRGSTSDEWIPSSPSSPSSSSGSHCGFYSFVEDPMSQEAELNEAWMVSPQRQTQLSTLKEEKGFRLQTYAGSRKPESLFADGNGDAQYRVDQSDGVEVVREEEEQQLRKEIIRSQAPKKNLTFKDQLSALENLDLSRSPNKLMEGFSVSFSPVASRPRPPSPAAPGTIDDAQINFSTARQQFLKMEQDRLTAVPSPLRSSITHLNTSLQTDPDASLSKQVESSYHGVETYSGVETSEAPTAFKPTEDEAFPERKVTVCQTEKPLSRQSSVFDDLDSGLEELSMEVGGGYTSDEGVFNDNTQQQDKSSVSKSDYETPIEREIRLNQEREENLRRSRGLKLSDSRAEMVEIKTKRLQTPLPLTLIKSKEKNRVSFIIQREIQKENERREEPDQQGGHSPDPPQDPEDIKMESVQQDEDERTEARVQSGDTDIFLSPCCPHRHSEETERYISQMSSAPPSFSVRDSDVQYTRGLRQDLTTSSSLRASSSSSSSSPTPRRDMTWTTPRSWRENLESTGLQSRGTGAPDFIEKEIEEALRREQELKELRESREETDGRLLSPAPLVEQANKMAISQFYPPVNADKPVSVSSPSPRPFVRLSSFSFITAQPWSYSPPPSSSPVAHCTVPPPVRGLTDTLLQDFEERRVKLKLEESAYAGIQPVDDVNNEVVESTRVTRHKNQRALRWEAGVFANREDKEDKEDQEDQQELALQQERKRKMVSPHEQDFGLVPLDEGKMV from the exons AGACTCTCGGCGGGAGACCGTCAGGATGTTGTGACTCCTCAGAGTTTCCAAACATCGTGCTCCGTTCAGCGTCTTCCTCCATCAGAACCTCCGCCACCCACCGCCGCCACAGCGCCCCCCGCAGCCATGGAGAGCATCCCGAGGAGGTGGGTGCTGAAGCCTCTGTCCCCCCTGCTGCAACTCTCAGATCTGCGCACCATCGCTGGCCCTGCTCAGACCGACGCCTCTGCCCTGGACGATCCAGTCTTCACCTCCGACAGCATCTCCGTCGCCCGCAGTCATTCATCAGTGGTCGTCTCCTCGCAGCACGGCAACGGGTCCGGGGACGTGGTGGTTCAGGCCCGGCAGGTCGCGGTGTCGCAGGACAGAGGGAGCACCAGCGACGAGTGGATTCCCAGCAGCCCCAGCAGTCCCAGCAGCAGCTCGGGCTCTCACTGCGGTTTCTACTCCTTCGTGGAAGATCCGATGAGTCAGGAGGCGGAGCTGAACGAAGCCTGGATGGTGTCGCCGCAGCGTCAGACGCAGCTGTCAACCCTGAAGGAGGAGAAAGGATTCAGACTGCAGACGTACGCCGGCAGCAGGAAGCCAGAGAGTCTGTTTGCAGACGGAAATGGAGATGCGCAGTACAGAGTGGATCAGAGCGATGGCGTTGAGGTGGTccgggaggaagaggagcagcagctgaggaAGGAGATCATTCGCAGCCAAGCACCAAAGAAGAACCTGACATTCAAAGATCAGCTGAGTGCTCTGGAGAATCTGGATCTGAGCCGGTCCCCCAACAAGCTGATGGAAGGTTTCAGTGTGAGCTTCAGTCCTGTCGCCTCCAGACCGCGACCTCCGAGCCCGGCTGCGCCTGGGACCATCGACGACGCACAGATCAACTTCAGCACCGCCCGACAGCAGTTCCTGAAGATGGAGCAGGACAGGCTGACTGCAGTCCCCAGTCCTCTGAGATCCTCcataacacacctgaacacgTCTCTGCAGACAGATCCTGATGCGTCCTTATCGAAGCAGGTGGAGTCATCATACCACGGCGTGGAGACATACAGCGGGGTGGAGACAAGTGAAGCTCCAACAGCGTTCAAACCAACAGAAGACGAGGCGTTCCCTGAGAGGAAGGTGACGGTGTGTCAGACTGAGAAGCCTCTCAGCCGGCAGAGCAGCGTGTTCGATGACCTGGACTCCGGCCTGGAGGAGCTGTCTATGGAGGTGGGCGGCGGCTACACCAGCGACGAAGGTGTGTTCAATGACAACACTCAGCAACAGGACAAAAGCAGTGTGTCCAAGAGTGACTATGAGACGCCGATTGAGAGGGAGATCCGCTTAAATCAGGAACGTGAGGAGAACCTGCGACGCTCTCGAGGGCTGAAGCTCAGcgacagcagagcagagatgGTTGAGATCAAAACCAAACGCTTACAGACGCCGCTGCCGCTGACACTCATCAAATCCAAAGAGAAGAACAGAGTGAGCTTCATTATCCAGCGCGAGATCCAGAAGGAGaatgagaggagggaggagccTGATCAGCAGGGAGGACACAGTCCAGATCCTCCGCAGGACCCGGAGGACATAAAGATGGAGTCTGTCCAGCAGGACGAGGACGAGAGGACAGAGGCCAGAGTTCAGTCTGGAGACACAGACATCTTCCTGTCTCCCTGCTGTCCTCATCGACACTCCGAAGAGACCGAGCGCTACATCAGCCAGATGAGTTCAGCTCCACCTTCCTTTTCTGTGAGGGACTCAGATGTCCAGTACACAAGAGGCCTCCGCCAAGATCTAACAACTTCTTCATCCCTCcgcgcctcctcctcctcctcttcctcttccccaACGCCTCGACGTGATATGACCTGGACCACGCCGCGGTCCTGGAGGGAGAACCTGGAGTCCACGGGCCTGCAGTCCAGAGGGACAGGCGCTCCAGATTTCATCGAGAAGGAGATCGAGGAGGCGTTGAGACGGGAGCAGGAGCTGAAGGAGCTGAGGGAGTCCAGAGAGGAGACGGATGGACGGCTCCTTTCTCCGGCTCCTCTGGTGGAGCAGGCGAACAAGATGGCCATCAGTCAGTTCTACCCACCTGTAAACGCAG acaaacctgtcagtgtgtcctccccctctcctcgTCCCTTTGTCCGTctgtcctccttctccttcatcACGGCTCAGCCCTGGTCCTactcacctcctccctcctcctcccccgtGGCGCACTGCACGGTGCCTCCTCCTGTCAGAGGACTGACGGACACACTGCTGCAGGACTTTGAGGAGAGACGAGTCAAACTGAAGCTGGAGGAGAGCGCA TACGCAGGAATTCAGCCGGTTGATGACGTGAATAACGAG GTCGTTGAGTCGACTCGAGTTACTCGACATAAAAACCAACGCGCTCTACGCTGGGAGGCCGGAGTGTTCGCCAACCGGGAGGACAAGGAGGACAaggaggaccaggaggaccaGCAGGAGCTGGCTCTgcagcaggagaggaagaggaagatggtGTCTCCTCACGAACAGGACTTTGGTCTGGTTCCTCTAGATGAGGGTAAAATGGTTTAA